Part of the Candidatus Krumholzibacteriota bacterium genome is shown below.
AAAAAGATCACGGTCAGCGGCCGGTACGAGGTCGATTATCTGGTTCTAAGGTGGCGGGACAGCGGCGAGGGGCTTCCCCCGGGGATGGAAGATGATATATTCATCTCGCCTGTCAGATCCAATAAACCCGGCGGAATGGGAGAAGGGTGTTACCAATCGGGCAGGATACTGGCCAGAAGAGGAGGACGTATAAGGGCCGAGAATACTCCGGGGGGATCGGGAACTGATTTTATTATGAAGATAGTGGTGTTTTAGGAGGGGAGAAAGGATCTATTGTTGCAGTCGAAAAATGTTCACAAACACAGGGTATTGGTAGTTGACGATTCAGCCGATTTCAGAGAAAGGATAATCGATTCTCTTTCCGGAAACTATGAGGTTTCCGCCGCCGTGGGCTGGCGCGACGGAAGAAAAAAATACAGGGATTATCTGCCGGACGTTCTCCTTCTTGATTACAAGCTGGAAGACGGCTATGACGGGCTGGATGTAATCAGGGAGCTGAAGAAAGAAAGAAACGACAACCTGATAATTATCTTCATATCGGCTCATCTTAAGGAAACGGTTATTGAGGCGGCCAGAACGGCCGGCGCCGACGATATCATATCGAAGAGGACATCCGGCAAGGAGCTCGAGAGGAAGATATCCGAAGCGATTGATAACAACCTGGCCAGGAGAATCCGCATACTTGATGATATCAAGAGAAAAGACTATGTCGTGGAGCCGGTATTCGAATCTCCGGTTATGAAGAAGATCAAGGGGCGGATAAGAAGGTTTATGCATCTTGACGAGAACATTCTTATCACTGGGCCTCCCGGAGCCGGCAAGGGTGTCCTGGCATTCTGGATACATTGCAGAAGTATCAGATCGCAGGGGCCCTACTACGTGGAATCTCTGCCCGGTCTGACTCCCGATCTTTTCTCCAGGGAATTCAGAGGGCACGTAAAGGGTTCCTTTACGGGAGCCAGCAGCGATATGGAAGGTCTGCTCGATCTCGCTCACATGGGCACGCTGGTGCTGGATGAGGTCGGTGACTTAGAGCCGAATGCGCAGAAGCTTCTGTTGAATATAGTTGAACACAGGCCGTTTCGGAGGATAGGCGGAGAGGAAAAATTTTATAAAAACGTAAGGTTTATAGCTCTAACCAATAAGGACCTGGAAGAAGAGATAAGAAACGGGAATTTCAGGGAAGACCTCTATCACCGCCTAAAGACATTTCATGTGCACATCCCCCCCCTCGCTGAGAGGAAAGAAGATATACCGGTACTGGCTGAAGCAATCCTTAAGAGGGAATGCAAGAGAAGGAAGGTAAACGTAGATCAGATCGATTCCGCTCTAATCGATCTGATGCTGAAATACGCCTGGCCCGGCAATGTCCGCGAACTCGAGGAATGGATCAAGAACGGAGTGACCTACACAAATTCAGGAGTTTTAAAGACTGAGAATATTCCCCAGGCGTTGACAAGAGCGGGAAAAATAGAAAATGGGTTGCCCCGCGGCATTTTCTCTCTGGAATATCATGATTTTAAATCGAAAGCGGTGAAGTCCTACCTGGAAAACCTTCTGAAGGCGACCGGGGGGGATATGCAGGCCGCCGCCGATCGGGCCGGAATACTAAGGCCCGCGCTATACCGGCTGTGCAGCAGACACAACGTCAAACCGGCGGATTACCGTAATCTGTCGTAGCTTAAAGGACTCTTGGTGAGCGCTGTCCTTAAGTATCGCAATAAAGGGGCTGAAAGTAGATTGAAACAATAATAATATAGGTGTATAAATTTATCAGGCGGTAAAGGTCAAGTAAAAGAGTGAAAAGAGAATGTTCTGCTGTTCGAGTACAGTCTTTTTTTCATAAATGGAAAGGCCGGTTGATGGAAAGTAAAGATAGTTTTACGATCGAAGGAAAATACGATATCTCCGATACGGTCAATATTGACCGTCTCGAAGATATTCTGAAGAGCTTTGCCCGGGCGAACGGGTATTCATGCGAGCTTTACTCAAACCCCGATTGCCAACTTCTGATCAGCACGGGTATGCCTGTTATATGCGGCGGCTTCCACCGGAAATATTCGGAATCCGGAGAAAAATGCAGAAAGAGCAATCTCAAACTGAATAAAAAAATCAAAAAGGGGAAGAAAGCTGTAATAAGCAGATGCGATAACGGTTTGATCAGAGGTCAAGCCCCGATAGTGATAAACGGGGTGTATCTGGCAGATTTGATTATCGGCCCGGTTCTGTTTGAAAAACCGGAGCCGGAATGGTTCAGAAAACAGGCGAAAAATTACGGGTATGACTCGGAAAAATACCTCGAGACGCTTGAAGAGGTTAAGGTTGTGAAAGAGGAAGATTTTCGCGAATCTCTATCTTTCCTGAGGGAGATAATTGTAATACTGGCAGAGCGGGGATTGTCTGAAATCCAGAGTTCTCTGAAGGTACGGGAAGCGCAAGAGAGTAAGAATAATCTTTATACTACCCTCCGTTCGATCGGTGAGGCTGTTATTTCCACCGACATGGAAGGGCGAATAGCACATATGAACCCTGTCTCGGAAAATCTGACAGGATGGAGTATAGAAGAGGCGAGAGGGAAGCAGCTCACGGAAGTTTTCCATATTGTTAATTCCAGGACAGAGGAAAAGGCGCCCAACCCGGTTGATAAAGTTCTTAAAGAAGGGGTGGTAGTGGGGCTGGCCAACCACACAAAATTAATAGCCGGCGATGGCAAGGAGTTCCAGATAGCAGATTCTGCATCGCCGATAAGAGACGAGAACGGGAATATAACAGGAGTAGTTCTCGTATTCAGAGATGTTACGGATGAATATAAGAAAAGCCAGCAGCTTAAAGAAAACCTGGAGCTTCTCTCCGCCACTTTTCAAAGCATTCAGGATGGAGTGAGTGTTCTCGAAAGGGATCTGACCATAAGTTACGTTAACCCGGTTATGGAGAAGTGGTACGG
Proteins encoded:
- a CDS encoding sigma-54 dependent transcriptional regulator, yielding MLQSKNVHKHRVLVVDDSADFRERIIDSLSGNYEVSAAVGWRDGRKKYRDYLPDVLLLDYKLEDGYDGLDVIRELKKERNDNLIIIFISAHLKETVIEAARTAGADDIISKRTSGKELERKISEAIDNNLARRIRILDDIKRKDYVVEPVFESPVMKKIKGRIRRFMHLDENILITGPPGAGKGVLAFWIHCRSIRSQGPYYVESLPGLTPDLFSREFRGHVKGSFTGASSDMEGLLDLAHMGTLVLDEVGDLEPNAQKLLLNIVEHRPFRRIGGEEKFYKNVRFIALTNKDLEEEIRNGNFREDLYHRLKTFHVHIPPLAERKEDIPVLAEAILKRECKRRKVNVDQIDSALIDLMLKYAWPGNVRELEEWIKNGVTYTNSGVLKTENIPQALTRAGKIENGLPRGIFSLEYHDFKSKAVKSYLENLLKATGGDMQAAADRAGILRPALYRLCSRHNVKPADYRNLS